The Prochlorococcus sp. MIT 1300 genome has a window encoding:
- a CDS encoding ferredoxin:protochlorophyllide reductase (ATP-dependent) subunit B: MELTLWTYEGPPHVGAMRIAASMEKVHYVLHAPQGDTYADLLFTMIERRGQRPPVTYTTFQARDLGGDTAELVKLHIREAVDRFQPNALLVGESCTAELIQDQPGSLAQGMGFDIPVVSLELPAYSKKENWGAAETFYQLVRGLLKNEVPTNKEHNPTSWKSNNRQPTVNLLGPSLLGFRCRDDVLEIKKLLQEHNIGVNVVAPLSATPEDLLKLPEADANVCLYPEIAESTCLWLERNFGMPFSRTVPIGVNATHDFLKEVHEILSLPLSTERTSSNQEKLSWYSQSVDSNYLTGKRVFIFGDGTHALAAARIAKEELGFEVVGLGTYSREMARQIRSAAKDLELEALITNDYLEVEAAMAEAAPELVLGTQMERHSAKRLGIPCAVISTPMHVQDVPARYSPQMGWEGANVIFDSWVHPLMMGLEEHLIGMFRHDFEFVDGHQSHLGHLGGHKGEKEAEPSSEEQDINYSSEGTPVWTSEGKAELAKIPFFVRGKVRRNTEKYARQAGCRNIDSETMYDAKVHFRA, from the coding sequence ATGGAATTAACTCTCTGGACATATGAAGGCCCACCTCATGTTGGGGCCATGAGGATCGCCGCCTCAATGGAAAAAGTTCACTACGTACTGCATGCTCCTCAAGGGGACACCTACGCAGATCTTCTGTTCACAATGATTGAACGAAGAGGGCAACGACCACCAGTTACCTACACCACCTTTCAAGCAAGGGACCTAGGAGGAGATACTGCTGAACTTGTGAAGCTTCACATCCGTGAAGCAGTGGATCGTTTTCAACCAAATGCTCTACTTGTTGGAGAAAGCTGTACAGCTGAATTGATCCAAGATCAGCCAGGCTCACTTGCTCAGGGTATGGGTTTTGATATACCAGTAGTTAGCCTTGAGTTACCGGCATACAGTAAAAAGGAGAATTGGGGAGCTGCTGAAACTTTTTATCAATTAGTCCGCGGGCTATTAAAAAACGAAGTCCCAACAAATAAAGAACACAACCCAACTTCATGGAAAAGCAATAATAGGCAACCAACTGTCAACCTTTTAGGGCCTTCCTTGCTTGGATTTAGATGTCGTGATGATGTTCTGGAAATAAAGAAGCTACTTCAAGAACATAATATTGGAGTAAATGTTGTAGCTCCATTGTCTGCTACACCAGAGGATCTTTTAAAGCTCCCAGAAGCCGATGCAAATGTTTGTCTATATCCAGAAATTGCAGAATCTACATGCCTTTGGCTTGAAAGAAATTTTGGGATGCCTTTTAGTCGAACAGTCCCAATCGGAGTAAATGCAACTCATGACTTCTTAAAAGAAGTTCATGAGATCTTATCCTTGCCTTTATCGACAGAAAGGACATCTTCTAACCAAGAAAAATTATCTTGGTATTCACAGTCTGTTGACTCAAATTACCTAACTGGCAAGAGAGTATTTATTTTTGGAGACGGAACACACGCCCTTGCTGCAGCAAGGATCGCCAAAGAAGAGCTTGGCTTCGAAGTTGTTGGACTTGGCACTTACAGCAGAGAGATGGCCAGACAAATACGTTCGGCTGCAAAGGATCTTGAATTAGAAGCCTTAATTACCAATGATTATCTTGAAGTCGAAGCTGCTATGGCTGAAGCGGCCCCAGAACTTGTACTAGGGACCCAAATGGAACGTCATAGCGCTAAGCGACTAGGAATTCCTTGCGCAGTTATTAGTACGCCTATGCATGTTCAAGACGTCCCAGCGCGTTACAGCCCACAAATGGGATGGGAAGGAGCAAATGTAATTTTCGACAGTTGGGTACATCCATTAATGATGGGGCTTGAAGAACATTTGATAGGAATGTTCCGTCATGATTTTGAGTTCGTAGATGGACACCAAAGTCATCTGGGACATCTTGGTGGACACAAAGGTGAAAAAGAAGCAGAACCAAGTTCAGAAGAACAGGACATTAACTACTCATCTGAAGGAACACCTGTTTGGACATCAGAAGGAAAAGCTGAACTAGCAAAAATCCCCTTTTTCGTAAGAGGCAAAGTTCGCCGTAATACTGAGAAATACGCAAGACAAGCTGGTTGTCGCAACATTGACAGCGAAACGATGTATGACGCAAAGGTTCACTTCAGAGCCTAA
- a CDS encoding ferredoxin:protochlorophyllide reductase (ATP-dependent) subunit N: MSGATLLKESGPREVFCGLTSIVWLHRRMPDAFFLVVGSRTCAHLIQSAAGVMIFAEPRFGTAILEERDLAGLADAHEELDRVVKDLLKRRPEIRTLFLVGSCPSEVIKLDLARVAERLNSVFKGQVTVLNYSGSGIETTFTQGEDGALNALVPLLPKSEEKQLLLVGTLANQVEDRLFTLFKRLGIPKIQSLPPRNSKELPSIGPGTKVLLTQPYLSDTARALKDRGAEILTSPFPLGVEGSLLWMQTAAQAFGATQHLISEVLDPLVLRARKALQPFHKELSGKRIFLLPESQLEIPLARFLHRECGMELIEVGTPYLNREMMEPELKLLPEKTHVMEGQHVEKQLDRVRKYHPDLVVCGMGLANPLEAEGISTKWSIELVFSPIHGIDQAADLAELFARPLTRHNLLNKTTKAIV, encoded by the coding sequence ATGAGTGGCGCCACGCTGCTGAAAGAAAGTGGGCCTAGGGAAGTTTTCTGTGGTCTCACTTCAATTGTCTGGCTTCATAGAAGAATGCCTGACGCTTTTTTCCTCGTTGTCGGGTCACGAACCTGTGCTCACTTAATTCAAAGTGCAGCAGGGGTGATGATTTTTGCGGAACCACGTTTTGGGACTGCAATCCTTGAAGAGAGAGATTTAGCCGGACTTGCAGATGCTCATGAAGAGCTAGATCGAGTCGTTAAAGATTTACTAAAAAGACGTCCTGAAATACGAACCCTTTTCCTTGTAGGGTCCTGCCCAAGTGAAGTGATCAAGCTTGATCTAGCTAGAGTCGCAGAAAGGCTAAATAGTGTTTTCAAAGGTCAAGTAACAGTACTGAACTACTCAGGAAGCGGAATTGAAACCACCTTTACTCAAGGAGAAGATGGAGCCCTAAATGCTCTAGTTCCCCTACTGCCCAAAAGCGAGGAGAAGCAACTCCTGCTCGTTGGGACACTGGCCAATCAAGTAGAAGATAGGCTTTTTACCTTATTCAAAAGGCTTGGGATACCCAAAATCCAAAGTCTCCCCCCACGCAATTCCAAAGAGCTCCCTTCAATTGGTCCAGGAACCAAAGTGCTTCTCACTCAGCCATATCTAAGCGACACCGCCAGAGCGCTCAAAGATAGAGGGGCCGAAATCCTGACAAGTCCATTCCCTTTGGGGGTCGAAGGAAGTCTGCTGTGGATGCAAACAGCTGCCCAAGCTTTTGGAGCTACCCAACATTTAATTAGTGAAGTCTTAGACCCTTTGGTATTAAGAGCTCGTAAAGCCTTACAACCATTTCACAAGGAACTTTCAGGCAAACGAATTTTTCTTTTACCGGAATCACAACTTGAAATTCCTCTCGCCAGATTCTTACATCGTGAATGTGGAATGGAGCTTATTGAAGTAGGGACCCCTTATCTGAACAGAGAAATGATGGAACCTGAATTAAAACTTTTGCCTGAAAAAACGCATGTAATGGAAGGCCAACATGTAGAGAAACAACTCGACCGAGTTCGTAAATATCACCCCGATTTAGTTGTTTGTGGAATGGGCCTTGCGAACCCTCTAGAAGCTGAAGGTATCTCAACGAAATGGTCAATAGAGCTTGTCTTCAGCCCAATTCATGGGATTGATCAAGCAGCGGATCTGGCCGAGTTATTTGCCCGCCCCCTTACTCGCCACAATCTCCTTAACAAAACAACCAAAGCAATCGTTTGA
- a CDS encoding site-2 protease family protein, which yields MRIRGIPLRVHPSWFLILVLFTWSAEGQISRLAEVAIPVWVSWGLGLITALLLFFSVLLHELGHSFVAIHEGVKVQSITLFLLGGVARVEKECSTPMAALRVAAAGPLVSLILAFCLLNSVDSALDLNPFLANMVRQLGSLNLVLALFNLLPGLPLDGGLILKAIVWQLTGNKRKGIQIATATGRLLSIFAIVLGIWLFIRGGGLGALWWAILGWFGLSASRSQSQMMALQQSLCDLSVGKALGRRFRVLEDDESLKRLSQLRLSIKDDSQISDWVLVCRSGRWVGYVSDQPLKEIPIQQWDQQKIGDHMRSLNELPCIGEKDPLWKAVLSLERSDQGRLLVFNLAGLPSGTLDRTDLGEAVLKSLGLRLPVSILNSAREQNIYPLGISFPQVVEAMIASGVVDAPN from the coding sequence ATGCGGATCCGGGGTATTCCCTTAAGGGTTCATCCAAGTTGGTTTTTGATTTTGGTTCTCTTTACGTGGTCTGCGGAGGGCCAGATAAGTCGGCTTGCAGAGGTTGCTATTCCTGTCTGGGTTAGCTGGGGCTTGGGACTAATCACAGCTTTGCTTCTGTTCTTTTCGGTTCTACTTCATGAGTTGGGACATTCGTTTGTTGCTATTCATGAGGGCGTCAAGGTACAAAGCATTACTCTGTTTTTGTTGGGTGGCGTGGCCAGAGTTGAAAAAGAATGTTCGACACCAATGGCTGCACTTCGAGTTGCAGCAGCAGGCCCCCTTGTCAGTCTTATACTTGCTTTTTGCCTTCTTAATTCTGTTGATTCAGCTTTAGATTTAAATCCGTTTCTTGCAAATATGGTGAGACAACTTGGCTCATTAAATCTTGTTTTGGCATTATTCAATTTGTTGCCTGGTTTGCCTTTGGATGGAGGTTTAATACTTAAAGCAATAGTTTGGCAGCTAACTGGTAATAAAAGAAAAGGCATTCAAATCGCAACCGCCACTGGACGATTGCTGTCAATATTTGCCATTGTATTGGGGATATGGCTATTTATTAGAGGAGGAGGTTTAGGAGCACTTTGGTGGGCAATCCTTGGTTGGTTTGGGTTGTCAGCTTCTAGGTCTCAAAGTCAGATGATGGCCTTACAGCAGTCTCTATGTGACTTAAGTGTAGGGAAGGCTTTAGGACGACGATTTAGGGTTCTCGAAGACGATGAGTCATTAAAAAGATTAAGTCAATTGCGACTTTCAATAAAGGATGATTCGCAAATCTCCGATTGGGTTCTTGTCTGTCGCTCTGGACGATGGGTAGGTTATGTATCTGATCAGCCTCTTAAAGAAATTCCTATTCAACAGTGGGATCAGCAAAAAATAGGAGATCATATGCGCTCTTTAAATGAATTGCCTTGCATAGGAGAAAAGGACCCACTTTGGAAGGCGGTTTTGTCATTAGAAAGAAGCGATCAGGGAAGACTCCTTGTTTTTAATCTTGCAGGATTACCTTCTGGAACACTTGATAGAACTGATCTCGGTGAAGCTGTCTTAAAGAGTCTTGGATTGCGGTTGCCTGTTTCAATCCTTAATAGTGCAAGGGAGCAAAATATCTATCCATTGGGGATTTCTTTCCCTCAGGTTGTTGAGGCAATGATTGCTTCAGGAGTAGTAGATGCACCTAACTAA
- a CDS encoding protochlorophyllide reductase, translating to MASTQAAPGTVLITGTTSGVGLYATKALVELGWRVITANRNPLKAEAAALQLGLPSARPRQLQHIRMDLSDFESVQEGVDNLLASLDGPLDALVCNAAVYLPRLKKPRWSAQGYEISMATNHLGHFLLIQLLLDNLRRSSRPVWTGTSWGNEGPRVVILGTVTANYKELGGKIPIPAPADLGNLSGFEQGFRAPICMASGKRFKPGKAYKDSKLCNMITTQELHRRYKDSPILFSSLYPGCVANTKLFRNTPKLFQILFPWFQKLITGGFVSQLLAGQRVAQVVADPEFALSGVHWSWGNRQKKNRQQFSQELSERATDPETAKKVWDLSMELVGLR from the coding sequence ATGGCTTCTACTCAAGCTGCTCCAGGCACAGTCCTTATAACTGGAACCACCTCTGGGGTTGGTTTATATGCAACTAAAGCTCTTGTTGAACTTGGTTGGAGGGTAATTACAGCTAATAGAAACCCTCTTAAGGCAGAAGCAGCGGCACTTCAGCTAGGTTTGCCATCAGCGCGTCCTAGACAGCTGCAACATATACGAATGGACCTTTCTGATTTTGAGAGTGTTCAAGAAGGAGTTGACAATTTGCTTGCTTCTCTTGATGGTCCTCTAGATGCTCTTGTTTGTAATGCAGCTGTTTATTTACCAAGACTTAAGAAGCCTCGCTGGTCTGCACAGGGTTATGAAATTTCTATGGCAACCAATCATCTAGGTCATTTTTTGTTAATTCAACTTTTGCTGGATAACTTGAGGCGATCTTCACGCCCTGTTTGGACAGGGACTTCTTGGGGAAATGAGGGCCCTAGAGTCGTGATACTTGGGACAGTTACAGCAAACTATAAGGAGCTTGGTGGAAAAATCCCTATTCCTGCACCTGCTGATCTTGGCAATCTTTCTGGATTTGAGCAGGGATTCAGAGCACCAATTTGTATGGCCAGTGGAAAACGTTTTAAGCCTGGGAAAGCTTACAAGGACAGCAAACTTTGTAATATGATAACTACACAAGAGCTTCATCGTAGATACAAAGACTCTCCAATTTTATTTAGCTCTTTATACCCAGGTTGTGTAGCTAACACGAAGTTATTTAGGAATACTCCAAAGTTATTCCAAATACTTTTTCCTTGGTTTCAGAAATTAATTACAGGTGGATTTGTAAGCCAATTGCTAGCTGGACAGCGCGTTGCTCAGGTTGTTGCCGACCCGGAATTCGCCTTGTCTGGTGTTCATTGGAGTTGGGGTAACCGCCAAAAGAAAAACCGACAACAATTCTCACAAGAACTTTCTGAACGGGCAACGGACCCAGAAACTGCTAAGAAGGTATGGGACCTTTCGATGGAATTAGTTGGCCTTAGATAA
- the psaM gene encoding photosystem I reaction center subunit XII, which yields MSELGFLSFIGVTGLCKEWLVVGIYWENRVVFKVFLMDPVIDLAGMLLVVVFHAGILALRLGTALHRA from the coding sequence ATGTCTGAATTGGGCTTTTTATCATTTATAGGTGTGACAGGGCTTTGCAAAGAATGGCTAGTTGTAGGGATTTATTGGGAGAATAGAGTTGTTTTTAAAGTTTTCCTCATGGACCCAGTAATCGACCTTGCCGGAATGCTCCTTGTTGTGGTTTTCCATGCGGGTATCTTGGCTCTTCGCTTAGGAACAGCTCTTCATAGGGCTTGA
- the bchL gene encoding ferredoxin:protochlorophyllide reductase (ATP-dependent) iron-sulfur ATP-binding protein, translated as MTSTLTRPTDGEGSVQVQQDPSAQIQEGALVIAVYGKGGIGKSTTSSNLSAAFSKLGKKVLQIGCDPKHDSTFTLTHKMVPTVIDILEEVDFHSEELRPEDFMFKGFNGVMCVESGGPPAGTGCGGYVTGQTVKLLKEHHLLEDTDVVIFDVLGDVVCGGFAAPLQHANYCLIVTANDFDSIFAMNRIVQAINAKAKNYKVRLGGVIANRSADLDQIEKFNERTGLKTMAHFKNVDAIRRSRLKKCTIFEMDPEEDGVIEVQNEYLSLAEKMLNNVEGLQAEPLKDREIFDLLGFD; from the coding sequence ATGACTTCAACCCTGACGCGCCCGACCGATGGCGAAGGGAGTGTACAGGTACAACAAGATCCTTCCGCTCAAATTCAAGAAGGAGCCCTTGTGATTGCCGTATACGGAAAAGGTGGGATTGGCAAATCCACAACCTCTTCTAATCTTTCCGCAGCATTTTCCAAGCTAGGGAAAAAAGTTCTTCAAATTGGATGTGACCCTAAACACGACAGCACATTCACTCTTACCCACAAGATGGTCCCAACAGTGATTGACATCTTGGAGGAAGTAGATTTTCATAGCGAAGAGCTTCGGCCTGAAGACTTTATGTTTAAAGGCTTTAACGGAGTTATGTGTGTTGAAAGTGGAGGACCTCCGGCAGGTACAGGTTGTGGAGGATACGTGACAGGACAAACTGTCAAGTTACTGAAAGAGCACCATCTTCTCGAAGATACCGACGTAGTGATATTTGATGTCCTTGGGGATGTGGTTTGCGGTGGATTCGCTGCTCCTTTACAGCATGCCAACTATTGCTTGATAGTTACTGCAAACGATTTCGATTCAATATTTGCCATGAATCGCATTGTTCAGGCAATCAATGCTAAAGCCAAAAATTACAAAGTTCGTCTTGGAGGAGTAATTGCCAACCGTTCAGCAGATTTAGATCAGATAGAAAAGTTTAATGAGCGGACAGGCTTAAAAACAATGGCTCATTTTAAAAATGTAGATGCAATACGCCGTTCAAGGCTTAAAAAGTGCACTATTTTTGAAATGGATCCTGAAGAAGATGGCGTAATAGAAGTCCAAAATGAATATCTATCACTTGCAGAGAAAATGCTGAATAATGTGGAAGGACTTCAAGCAGAACCTCTGAAAGATAGAGAGATATTTGACCTTTTGGGGTTTGATTAA
- a CDS encoding lipoyl protein ligase domain-containing protein codes for MNGRLLPLLKTSGPKQMALDELLLESSLENSSNSPTLRFYQWEGNWLSIGRNQLQWPKSWAKLAKSEAFNIVRRPSGGGGVLHIGGLTYSLVWPGAPKKRKEAYYQTTSWLIKSFAELGFPLRFGTESLSPINRDCFQTSTIADLIDPNGQKRVGSAQFWRKGYLLQHGEILLDPPTKLWREIFNSCAPEPAPSSIPRKGLQEFLLMGLNTSWPEINWHKSELTRDEKEKLSFNSSKYIVPLN; via the coding sequence ATGAATGGGCGTTTGCTGCCTTTATTGAAAACATCTGGACCCAAACAAATGGCCCTAGATGAGTTACTACTAGAAAGCAGCCTTGAAAATTCCAGCAATTCACCAACCTTGCGCTTCTACCAGTGGGAAGGGAATTGGCTATCTATAGGACGTAATCAACTCCAATGGCCAAAATCTTGGGCAAAACTTGCCAAGTCTGAAGCCTTCAACATTGTTAGAAGACCGAGCGGGGGTGGGGGAGTCCTCCATATAGGAGGACTGACATACTCACTAGTTTGGCCTGGGGCACCCAAAAAACGAAAAGAAGCTTATTACCAAACGACTTCCTGGCTTATAAAATCCTTTGCAGAACTTGGTTTTCCACTGAGATTTGGGACTGAATCCTTAAGCCCAATCAATAGAGATTGCTTCCAAACCTCAACAATTGCCGATCTTATAGATCCCAATGGTCAAAAAAGAGTTGGAAGTGCCCAATTCTGGCGGAAAGGATATTTGCTTCAACACGGAGAAATACTCTTAGACCCCCCAACCAAGCTTTGGAGAGAAATTTTCAATAGTTGCGCACCTGAGCCAGCGCCATCGTCAATCCCTAGAAAAGGACTCCAAGAGTTTCTCTTAATGGGGCTAAATACATCTTGGCCAGAAATTAATTGGCACAAAAGTGAGCTTACAAGGGATGAGAAAGAAAAGCTTTCTTTTAACTCGTCAAAATATATTGTGCCCTTGAATTAG